In Propionimicrobium sp. PCR01-08-3, one DNA window encodes the following:
- a CDS encoding DUF3046 domain-containing protein: MREAELWQRLTAQLGSGYAHVWAEQVVLADLGGRTVTEALAAGVPCKTIWRAIWSQLELPARER, encoded by the coding sequence ATGCGAGAGGCCGAGTTGTGGCAGCGGTTGACTGCTCAGTTGGGGAGCGGATATGCCCACGTGTGGGCCGAGCAAGTTGTGCTCGCCGACCTCGGTGGACGCACGGTGACGGAGGCGCTCGCAGCCGGTGTGCCCTGCAAGACGATCTGGCGGGCCATCTGGAGCCAGTTGGAACTGCCGGCACGCGAGCGGTGA
- a CDS encoding DEAD/DEAH box helicase: MIESGAEQAEQLARFSAPTRSWFTSAFEAPTPAQIAAWHAISAGEHALVVAPTGSGKTLAAFLHSLDRLTTTPATDKVRVLYISPLKALAVDVERNLRVPLRGMQQAARRLGLPIPEVRVAVRSGDTPASQRRGLVAHPPDILITTPESLFLMLSSSAGQTLDQVETVIVDEVHALASTKRGAHLALSLERLSSPDHDPQRIGLSATVNPVQQVAGFLAGDRPVSVVEPASEKAWQLSVEVPVDDMTELHANVGAAEGEAEGTVTNSMWTWITPRILDLIEQHHSTICFVNSRRTAERLTAQLNELHAMRQGEPFARFEPPNEATARSGSSPGYDESCQLPIVARAHHGSVSKQRRLEIESDLKSGRLPCVVATSSLELGIDMGAVDLVIQAQSPGSVASALQRVGRAGHGVGAVSHGIFFPTSRGDLLECAVVVDRMKRGLIEPLPRLRNPLDVLAQHLVSICLVSPHTSDALFGLARRADPFRELPRPLFDAVVDMLCGRYPSERFAELRPRLALNASTRELIARPGARQLVTTSGGTIPDRGNYPIYLAGSTDEAGGRANAGRRVGELDEEMVYESRVGDVFTLGTTSWRIEEITVNHIVVSPAPGMPGRLPFWHGDSAARPLGLGVAMGELANRLATDPGDCAELLPHRAGLDGSATTNLVQYVRDELAATGVVPDDHTIVVERFRDELGDWRVCVLSNLGNAILAPLSMLLRNHLRERYGAEPQIMCTNDGIVARVPDSDAAPPGAELLTALELTRVQQIVEQEVGASALFSARFRECAARALLLPRRNPGKRSPLWQQRQRAAQLLQVAREYPDFPITLEAMRECLNDVFDMPGLMSVLDAIAARRTRVVGVETDQASPFAQQLLFGLTGTFIYDGDRPVPERRLAALSLDPTMLDELLGSDSGGELFDPAIADQLEAELQRRAPGWQADDAEQLWDLLRRIGPLTTEEVVARCSPGSAAPEWLDQLEAEGRTAHVRFADRRMWLVSDDLRWLGSREHETIELSATGLERLAGRWARHHIVTHPTDLADRFGLGAQQADLAYAALLRSDEIATVKSGDPGAVPGYVHQQVRETLKRRTLAQLRRGVQPVSQQTFAHFLTSWHELETPASGVEALSAAIDQLAGVPVPASMLESVVLPARVADYRPEILDRLLTDGTVRWSGSGQISEQDGWVQLWPGDVGLPASDEPLSSGAAALLGRLSSGGAWRAADLADDQLTEAEAERLLWELAWAGRIGTDSFAAVRQWCGQKTARRVRTPHPRRRMLVRTIVVPTRPASGTRWAALPRGDLSTPDQLVQDVGLLLGRHGVLTKPAAVTETLVPSFAQAYQVLSALEERGTIRRGYFIDGLGGAQFALPGAVDRLRELRPADDAGKNGVPNADPARMILLASCDPANPYGAALAWPHLEGHRPNRGAGSLVLLSSGDLIAYLERGAHTLMVAKDPDDPLVDEAFHLLAVTVDAGRIDDITIERLNGRSALEVHGFRPALTRAGFAMVPQGFRKRRKGPKV, encoded by the coding sequence ATGATCGAATCCGGCGCCGAGCAGGCCGAGCAGCTCGCGCGATTCAGTGCACCCACTCGCTCCTGGTTCACAAGCGCGTTCGAGGCGCCGACACCTGCCCAGATCGCGGCCTGGCACGCCATCAGCGCTGGCGAGCATGCTCTCGTCGTCGCCCCGACCGGCTCGGGCAAGACCCTCGCGGCGTTCCTGCACAGCCTCGACCGGCTCACCACGACGCCGGCCACCGATAAGGTGCGAGTGCTCTATATCTCGCCTTTGAAAGCACTTGCTGTCGACGTTGAGCGCAATCTTCGGGTGCCGCTACGGGGTATGCAGCAGGCCGCGCGGCGGCTCGGGCTACCGATCCCCGAGGTACGGGTCGCTGTACGTTCCGGAGACACTCCCGCGAGTCAGCGCCGTGGTCTGGTGGCCCATCCTCCCGACATTCTGATCACCACGCCGGAATCGCTGTTCTTGATGCTGTCCAGTTCAGCTGGGCAAACCCTCGATCAGGTCGAGACGGTCATCGTCGACGAAGTTCACGCCCTCGCGTCGACCAAGCGAGGTGCCCATCTGGCGCTCAGCTTGGAACGGCTGTCGTCCCCAGATCATGATCCGCAACGCATCGGGCTTTCGGCGACGGTCAACCCGGTGCAACAGGTGGCCGGGTTCCTGGCCGGCGATCGCCCGGTGAGCGTTGTCGAGCCTGCATCCGAAAAGGCCTGGCAGCTGAGTGTCGAGGTGCCGGTCGACGATATGACCGAACTGCACGCCAACGTCGGAGCGGCCGAAGGCGAGGCCGAGGGCACCGTGACCAATTCGATGTGGACCTGGATCACACCGCGAATCCTGGACCTCATCGAGCAGCATCATTCGACGATCTGCTTTGTCAACTCGCGCCGCACCGCCGAGCGGTTGACCGCCCAGCTCAACGAGTTGCACGCCATGCGCCAGGGTGAGCCCTTTGCCCGGTTCGAGCCACCGAATGAGGCCACGGCGCGGTCGGGTTCGAGCCCGGGATACGACGAATCGTGTCAGCTGCCGATCGTCGCTCGCGCCCATCACGGCTCGGTCAGCAAACAGCGCCGCCTCGAGATCGAGTCCGACCTCAAATCGGGGCGGCTGCCGTGCGTGGTGGCGACCTCGTCATTGGAGCTCGGCATCGATATGGGAGCTGTCGACCTGGTGATTCAGGCCCAGTCTCCGGGGTCGGTGGCGAGCGCCTTACAGCGCGTCGGGCGGGCCGGTCATGGCGTGGGGGCCGTCAGCCACGGAATATTCTTTCCCACCTCACGCGGTGACCTGCTGGAGTGTGCCGTCGTCGTCGATCGCATGAAGCGGGGGCTGATCGAACCTTTGCCACGGCTACGCAACCCGCTGGATGTGTTGGCCCAGCATCTGGTCTCGATCTGCTTGGTCTCTCCGCATACATCCGACGCCCTGTTCGGCCTGGCACGCCGAGCTGACCCGTTCCGGGAGCTTCCGCGTCCACTCTTCGACGCCGTCGTCGACATGTTGTGCGGACGCTACCCCAGCGAGCGGTTTGCGGAGTTGCGGCCCAGGCTGGCGCTGAATGCGTCCACCCGAGAGCTGATCGCCAGGCCGGGCGCCCGGCAATTGGTGACGACCAGCGGAGGAACCATCCCCGACCGGGGAAACTATCCGATCTACCTCGCGGGAAGCACCGACGAAGCCGGTGGCCGAGCCAATGCCGGACGCCGCGTGGGCGAGCTCGATGAGGAGATGGTCTACGAGTCGAGAGTGGGCGATGTCTTCACTCTCGGAACAACCAGTTGGCGCATCGAGGAGATCACGGTCAACCACATAGTGGTGAGCCCGGCCCCGGGCATGCCCGGACGCTTGCCTTTCTGGCATGGTGATTCGGCCGCCCGGCCGCTTGGCCTGGGTGTTGCGATGGGCGAGCTGGCGAACAGGCTCGCCACCGATCCCGGCGACTGCGCCGAGCTGCTCCCACACCGCGCAGGCCTGGATGGGTCGGCCACCACGAATTTGGTGCAGTACGTCCGGGATGAGTTGGCGGCGACCGGCGTCGTCCCCGATGATCACACCATTGTCGTGGAGCGGTTCCGCGACGAGTTGGGCGACTGGCGGGTCTGCGTGTTGAGCAACCTCGGCAACGCGATACTCGCGCCGCTGTCGATGCTGCTGCGTAACCATCTCCGGGAGCGTTACGGGGCCGAGCCCCAGATCATGTGTACCAATGACGGCATCGTGGCACGAGTACCCGATTCCGATGCCGCTCCACCGGGTGCGGAGCTTCTGACGGCTCTCGAGCTGACCAGGGTGCAGCAGATCGTTGAACAGGAGGTTGGCGCCTCCGCCCTTTTCAGCGCACGGTTCAGAGAATGCGCGGCACGCGCTCTGCTGCTTCCCAGACGCAACCCCGGCAAGCGTTCTCCGCTTTGGCAGCAACGCCAACGCGCCGCGCAACTGCTGCAGGTCGCGCGCGAGTACCCCGACTTTCCGATCACTCTTGAGGCGATGCGGGAATGCCTCAACGATGTCTTCGACATGCCCGGTTTGATGAGTGTGCTCGACGCCATCGCCGCACGCCGGACGCGGGTTGTGGGCGTCGAGACCGATCAGGCCTCTCCCTTCGCCCAGCAACTGCTCTTCGGTCTGACCGGCACCTTCATCTATGACGGCGACCGTCCGGTGCCCGAACGAAGGTTGGCGGCGCTGAGCCTCGATCCGACGATGCTGGATGAATTGCTCGGTTCGGATTCCGGTGGGGAGCTGTTCGATCCGGCGATCGCCGATCAACTCGAGGCCGAATTGCAGCGGCGCGCGCCCGGCTGGCAGGCAGATGATGCCGAGCAGTTGTGGGATCTGCTGCGCAGAATCGGGCCCTTGACCACCGAGGAGGTTGTCGCTCGTTGTTCACCGGGTTCTGCCGCGCCAGAGTGGCTCGACCAGCTTGAGGCCGAGGGGCGAACGGCCCATGTGCGTTTTGCCGATCGCCGAATGTGGCTGGTCAGTGACGATCTGCGCTGGCTAGGCAGTCGTGAACACGAGACCATTGAGCTTTCCGCGACCGGCCTCGAACGTCTCGCCGGGCGCTGGGCCCGCCATCACATCGTGACGCACCCCACAGATCTTGCCGACCGTTTTGGGCTCGGAGCCCAGCAAGCAGATCTTGCCTATGCCGCGCTGTTACGATCCGACGAGATCGCAACGGTGAAATCTGGCGACCCGGGCGCCGTGCCCGGCTACGTTCACCAGCAGGTGCGCGAAACCCTGAAACGCCGGACGCTGGCACAGCTGCGGCGCGGCGTCCAACCCGTGAGCCAGCAGACCTTCGCGCACTTTCTCACGAGCTGGCACGAGCTGGAGACGCCGGCCTCGGGCGTAGAGGCTCTGAGCGCTGCTATCGATCAGCTGGCGGGGGTTCCGGTTCCCGCGTCGATGCTGGAATCGGTCGTGTTGCCCGCCCGAGTCGCCGATTACCGGCCCGAGATACTCGACCGATTGCTGACAGATGGCACCGTCAGGTGGAGCGGATCAGGGCAGATTTCAGAACAGGACGGCTGGGTACAGTTGTGGCCGGGCGATGTCGGGCTGCCGGCGAGCGATGAACCGCTCAGTTCCGGGGCCGCCGCATTGCTGGGACGCCTGAGCAGCGGTGGCGCCTGGCGTGCTGCAGATCTGGCCGACGACCAGCTCACCGAAGCCGAGGCCGAGCGTCTGCTCTGGGAACTGGCCTGGGCCGGACGTATCGGTACCGATTCTTTCGCCGCCGTGCGGCAATGGTGTGGGCAGAAGACCGCGCGTCGGGTTCGCACGCCCCATCCCCGCAGGCGCATGCTGGTCCGCACGATTGTTGTTCCCACTCGTCCGGCGTCGGGGACGCGCTGGGCCGCGCTGCCACGCGGTGACCTCAGCACGCCCGATCAGCTCGTCCAAGATGTCGGGCTCCTACTCGGACGCCACGGCGTGCTAACCAAACCCGCGGCAGTCACCGAGACCCTGGTGCCCAGTTTCGCCCAGGCCTATCAGGTGTTATCGGCCCTCGAAGAGCGCGGCACGATTCGCCGGGGCTACTTCATCGACGGGTTGGGCGGCGCACAATTCGCGCTACCCGGTGCGGTCGACCGGCTGCGCGAGCTTCGGCCGGCTGATGATGCCGGCAAGAATGGGGTGCCGAATGCCGACCCGGCCCGCATGATCCTCTTGGCATCTTGTGATCCAGCGAACCCTTATGGTGCCGCGCTGGCGTGGCCGCATTTGGAGGGTCACCGCCCGAATCGCGGCGCCGGTTCCCTGGTGTTGCTGTCTTCGGGAGACCTGATCGCCTACCTGGAGCGCGGCGCCCACACCCTGATGGTCGCCAAGGACCCTGACGATCCGCTGGTCGATGAGGCCTTTCACTTGCTCGCGGTTACCGTCGATGCCGGCAGAATCGACGACATTACCATCGAACGACTCAATGGCAGATCCGCATTGGAAGTCCACGGCTTTCGTCCGGCTCTCACCCGTGCCGGCTTTGCGATGGTTCCTCAGGGGTTCCGGAAGAGGCGTAAGGGACCTAAGGTCTGA
- the recA gene encoding recombinase RecA codes for MAVADREKALQAALAQIEKQHGKGSVMRLGDQTHAQIEVIPTGSIALDVALGIGGLPRGRVIEVYGPESSGKTTVALHAIANAQAEGGICAFIDAEHALDPTYAAALGVDTDALLVSQPDNGEQALEIADTLIRSGALALIVIDSVAALTPRAEIEGEMGDSHVGLQARLMSQALRKITGALQGANTSAIFINQLREKIGVMFGSPETTTGGRALKFYASVRLDIRRIESLKDGNEIVGNRTRVKVVKNKVAPPFKQAEFDIMYGHGISREGSLIDMGVDVGLVRKAGSWYTYGDDQLGQGKENARNYLLSNPDIANELDAKIRDAMGMGEASDDEVPEGVDPVTGEVDF; via the coding sequence ATGGCTGTTGCAGATCGCGAGAAGGCCCTCCAGGCAGCACTCGCCCAAATCGAGAAGCAGCACGGCAAAGGCTCGGTCATGCGGCTGGGCGATCAGACTCACGCACAGATCGAGGTCATCCCGACCGGGTCGATCGCGCTCGACGTGGCGCTGGGCATCGGGGGGCTGCCCCGGGGCCGGGTCATTGAGGTCTATGGTCCCGAATCCAGTGGCAAGACGACGGTAGCGCTGCACGCCATCGCCAACGCTCAGGCAGAAGGAGGCATCTGTGCCTTCATCGACGCCGAGCACGCTCTGGACCCGACCTATGCGGCAGCGCTCGGTGTCGACACCGATGCCTTGCTGGTCAGCCAGCCGGATAACGGCGAGCAGGCCCTTGAGATCGCCGACACACTGATCCGGTCAGGTGCATTGGCTCTGATCGTCATCGACTCTGTCGCCGCGCTCACCCCGCGTGCCGAGATCGAAGGCGAGATGGGCGACTCGCACGTCGGCCTGCAGGCGCGGCTGATGAGCCAGGCATTGCGCAAGATCACCGGAGCCCTCCAAGGGGCCAATACCAGCGCGATCTTCATCAATCAGTTGCGCGAGAAGATCGGCGTGATGTTCGGCAGCCCGGAAACCACGACCGGCGGGCGGGCACTGAAATTCTATGCGTCGGTACGCCTCGATATTCGCCGCATCGAATCGCTGAAGGACGGCAACGAGATCGTCGGAAACCGGACCCGTGTGAAGGTCGTCAAGAACAAGGTCGCGCCGCCATTCAAGCAGGCCGAATTCGACATCATGTACGGTCACGGAATCTCCCGAGAGGGCAGCCTGATCGACATGGGCGTCGATGTGGGCCTCGTCCGCAAGGCAGGCTCGTGGTACACCTACGGCGACGACCAGCTCGGGCAGGGCAAGGAGAATGCCCGCAATTACCTGCTCTCCAATCCCGACATCGCCAATGAGTTGGACGCCAAGATTCGTGATGCCATGGGCATGGGCGAGGCCAGCGATGACGAAGTGCCCGAAGGTGTCGATCCGGTCACGGGGGAGGTCGACTTCTGA